Proteins encoded in a region of the Sulfurimonas marina genome:
- the rpmF gene encoding 50S ribosomal protein L32, with the protein MAVPKRRVSHSRSAKRRTHYKISLARPVKDKDGTYRLPHHINPTTGEYK; encoded by the coding sequence ATGGCAGTACCTAAGAGAAGAGTATCTCACTCACGTTCAGCGAAACGTAGAACTCACTATAAAATTTCTTTAGCTCGTCCAGTTAAAGATAAAGATGGAACTTATAGATTACCACACCACATTAATCCAACTACTGGTGAGTACAAATAA
- the metK gene encoding methionine adenosyltransferase translates to MSQKEYIFTSESVTEGHPDKMADQISDAILDYIIENDKNARVACETLVSNGFCVIAGELKTTAYAPMQEIARKVVQEIGYTDATYGFDYRSAAVLNGIGEQSPDINQGVDQASGDIGAGDQGLMFGYACRETDVLMPLPIYLSHRLTQRLAQVRKEGIIPYLRPDGKAQISVKYVDDKPVSVDTVVVSTQHAPEVAQEQIHKDVIEEVIKHVIPHEMMSDETKFHINPTGKFVIGGPQGDAGLTGRKIIVDTYGGSCPHGGGAFSGKDPTKVDRSAAYAGRWVAKNLVASGVCDKATIQVAYAIGVAHPVSVMVDTHGTGKVEESKIEACVKEIFDLSPAGIIRDLDLLRPIYRKTAAYGHFGREEEGFTWEKTDKVEAIKSFLNI, encoded by the coding sequence ATGTCACAAAAAGAGTACATATTTACTTCAGAGTCTGTAACAGAAGGGCATCCTGATAAGATGGCTGATCAGATCAGTGATGCAATTCTGGATTATATTATTGAAAATGATAAAAATGCTAGAGTTGCATGTGAAACTCTGGTATCTAATGGTTTTTGTGTAATAGCAGGCGAACTGAAGACTACGGCATATGCGCCGATGCAAGAGATTGCTAGAAAAGTGGTTCAAGAGATAGGCTATACTGATGCTACATACGGTTTTGATTACCGTTCTGCTGCAGTTTTAAACGGAATAGGTGAACAATCACCTGATATTAACCAAGGTGTTGATCAAGCAAGTGGAGATATTGGAGCGGGTGACCAAGGTTTAATGTTTGGTTATGCATGTCGTGAAACTGATGTGCTTATGCCGTTACCTATATATTTATCTCACCGTTTAACGCAAAGACTAGCTCAAGTAAGAAAAGAGGGAATTATCCCATATCTTCGTCCTGATGGAAAAGCACAGATTAGTGTGAAGTATGTTGACGATAAACCTGTATCAGTTGATACGGTAGTTGTATCTACTCAGCATGCTCCGGAAGTTGCGCAAGAACAGATCCATAAAGATGTGATCGAAGAGGTTATCAAACATGTAATCCCGCACGAGATGATGAGTGATGAAACTAAGTTTCATATCAATCCGACAGGAAAGTTCGTAATTGGTGGTCCACAAGGTGATGCAGGTCTTACAGGACGTAAGATCATTGTTGATACTTACGGTGGAAGCTGTCCTCACGGTGGTGGAGCATTTTCTGGAAAAGATCCGACCAAGGTTGACAGAAGTGCAGCATATGCAGGAAGATGGGTTGCTAAAAACTTGGTAGCTTCTGGTGTATGTGATAAAGCAACTATCCAAGTAGCGTATGCTATCGGTGTTGCACACCCTGTATCTGTTATGGTAGATACTCACGGAACTGGTAAAGTAGAAGAATCGAAAATTGAAGCATGTGTAAAAGAGATATTTGACCTTTCACCTGCGGGAATTATTAGAGACTTAGATTTACTTCGTCCTATATATAGAAAAACAGCGGCGTATGGTCACTTCGGAAGAGAAGAAGAGGGCTTTACATGGGAGAAAACAGACAAAGTAGAGGCGATAAAAAGCTTTTTAAACATCTAA
- a CDS encoding acetyl-CoA carboxylase biotin carboxylase subunit: protein MKKIAKILIANRGEIALRIIRACKELDIKSVVIFSEADANGLWVARADEAHPIVGNPIDAYLKYEKIIDIAKKTKCDAIHPGYGFLSESAEFAQACENNGLTFIGPKPHHIQLFGDKMASKVAMKDVGVPVVEGTSTPVVDLNDGKKIAQEIGYPVIIKAAFGGGGRGMRIVHFANDFEAMFESATNESIKYFGKGEVFIEKYVQNPRHIEIQIIADQYGNVLHLGERDCSIQRRHQKVIEITPSPLLNNDVREKLCQISVDAMKKLGYESVGTVEFLVDDKDEIYFIEMNTRVQVEHPVTEMVTGVDIIQRMIQIAAGDTLRYKQDEINFRGYAIEFRINSEDPQKSFMPTAGTVKKYLTPTGPGVRLESALYAGYELPTCYDSMIGKLIITALDWEGVVAKARRALDEFHIEGFKTNIPLHKAIVRNAAFKAGKFDTGYLDLNLDTLTLDTTSDIANEDEKFLELAAMIQELKENKLVSLQNDFTLY from the coding sequence ATGAAAAAAATAGCAAAAATTTTAATAGCAAACCGTGGAGAGATTGCACTGAGAATTATCAGAGCATGTAAAGAACTTGATATAAAATCGGTTGTAATATTTTCCGAAGCAGATGCAAACGGCTTATGGGTAGCACGAGCTGATGAAGCCCACCCTATAGTAGGTAATCCTATCGATGCCTATCTAAAATATGAAAAGATAATAGATATAGCAAAAAAAACTAAGTGTGATGCGATTCATCCCGGGTACGGTTTTTTATCAGAGAGTGCAGAGTTTGCACAAGCTTGTGAAAATAACGGTTTAACATTTATCGGTCCGAAGCCTCACCATATACAACTATTCGGTGATAAAATGGCTTCAAAAGTAGCTATGAAAGATGTAGGTGTACCTGTAGTTGAAGGGACCTCTACACCCGTAGTAGATCTTAATGATGGTAAAAAGATAGCTCAAGAGATCGGTTACCCCGTAATTATCAAAGCTGCATTTGGTGGCGGTGGCAGAGGTATGAGAATTGTCCATTTTGCCAATGACTTTGAAGCGATGTTTGAATCAGCTACGAATGAATCTATCAAATATTTTGGCAAAGGGGAAGTATTTATTGAAAAGTATGTACAAAATCCAAGACATATCGAGATCCAAATTATAGCCGATCAATATGGCAATGTTCTCCATCTTGGGGAGCGAGACTGCTCTATTCAAAGACGCCATCAAAAAGTGATAGAGATAACTCCTTCACCCCTTTTAAATAATGATGTAAGGGAAAAACTCTGCCAAATTTCGGTAGATGCTATGAAAAAGCTTGGCTATGAGAGTGTCGGCACGGTTGAGTTTTTGGTAGATGATAAAGATGAGATCTATTTTATAGAGATGAATACTCGTGTACAGGTTGAACATCCCGTTACAGAGATGGTAACAGGTGTAGATATTATACAAAGGATGATACAGATAGCTGCAGGTGACACTCTTAGATACAAACAAGATGAGATCAACTTCCGCGGCTATGCAATAGAGTTTAGAATCAATTCTGAAGATCCGCAGAAAAGCTTTATGCCCACAGCGGGAACAGTGAAAAAATATCTCACACCTACAGGTCCCGGTGTAAGGCTAGAGAGTGCTCTGTATGCAGGGTACGAACTCCCGACTTGCTACGATTCGATGATAGGAAAACTTATCATCACAGCATTAGACTGGGAAGGTGTTGTAGCAAAAGCAAGACGTGCATTGGATGAGTTTCATATAGAGGGCTTTAAAACAAATATACCTTTACATAAAGCTATAGTTCGAAATGCAGCATTTAAAGCAGGGAAATTTGATACGGGATATCTTGATCTAAATCTAGATACACTTACATTGGATACTACAAGTGATATAGCAAATGAAGATGAGAAGTTTTTAGAGTTAGCAGCAATGATTCAAGAACTCAAAGAGAATAAACTCGTTTCACTGCAAAATGATTTTACACTCTATTAA
- a CDS encoding HD domain-containing phosphohydrolase translates to MFRRSIRTNILGIFLIIVAIVALSLLTSQYYFNNSMAIESTHKTFKLISTNISEEITSNNRDIEDILKTNTANTKLYKKITFDYNHPALDTCIQIMSLNKNIYATYFAHKEGTFYEVINMHESPLLFETYKAPKDTRWIVLIHINNKVEYYYLDATKKLLKQSSKIKKYNPLSRPWYKSAVNTNKPIMTEPYLFTNLKNTGTTYAVELKKKGSVLAIDMTMKKLNNFLHLQKFEKNSEIFLFNSNGNILASSNALEQNSKNNFQKSEPVNFTQEEQEYIKNSPPLIVSNEKDWVPFDFQSAGKPTGYSIDLLHLMAKKSGLKLEFINGLTWKQIIQNFKNKEIDIVQSIYKTPQREQFGLFSDPIYHFKNYFITNQHTTNVYSLKDLNYKRVGVVEGWAIEDLIKEKYPKIQLKRYDDLTSSILALSQDDIDAIIETKEAFQFLTKQLYVKNLTIGAWCAEYDNYEPRAIYLMSQKDDPILLSILNKTIQSITPQEKALLKYKWFTKNSNNNTMIDPPIMEHFLKGKQHVVEYSTNKKHYYAIYKPLQNGHLFLGIKLDSDVLLAPYYENMKFSFIIAIILLILSLPVIFYATRIIIEPIKDLIVENEKIKNRQFTKVNNINTNIIEFIELSNSMFSMSLSIDEYQRSQEHLLDSIVKLIADSIDAKSPYTGGHCKRVPVIAQMLVEKANESNEGIFKEFKLETEDELREFELGAWLHDCGKVTTPEYVVDKSTKLETIYNRIHEIRTRFEVLWRDAQIRYLEARLNDKDEQQALEQFKKEQAQLLKDFEFIASVNIGGEFMSQEQQQRVKDISEKEWIRHFDDSLGLGEEESLRYDKSKASTLPVTEKLLSDKQEHIVKRESFDYEAYRRSGFKLEVPQYLYNYGEVYNLCIEKGTLSEEERYKINEHVIMTIKMLQDIPFPKHLTNIPEYAGTHHETLIGTGYPKQLTKDELSIPARIMAIADIFEALTASDRPYKKAKTLSESLKILSFMVKDQHIDGDIFKLFLESDLHNIYAKKYLTPEQIDSVNIKDYL, encoded by the coding sequence ATGTTTAGACGAAGTATCCGAACAAATATTCTAGGAATATTTTTAATAATTGTCGCTATTGTCGCTCTCTCTTTACTAACATCACAATACTATTTTAACAATAGTATGGCTATTGAATCTACACACAAAACATTTAAACTCATAAGCACTAACATCTCTGAAGAGATCACATCTAATAACCGAGATATTGAAGATATTTTAAAAACAAACACTGCAAACACTAAACTTTATAAGAAGATCACATTTGATTATAATCATCCTGCTTTAGATACATGTATACAAATAATGTCACTAAATAAGAACATATACGCGACCTATTTTGCACACAAAGAGGGTACGTTTTATGAAGTGATTAATATGCATGAATCCCCTTTACTCTTTGAAACCTATAAAGCTCCCAAAGATACAAGATGGATAGTACTAATTCATATAAACAACAAAGTAGAATATTACTACTTGGATGCAACAAAAAAACTCTTAAAACAATCTTCTAAAATAAAAAAATACAATCCACTCTCTCGCCCTTGGTATAAAAGTGCGGTCAATACAAATAAACCAATTATGACAGAGCCCTATCTATTTACAAACCTAAAAAATACGGGAACTACATATGCAGTTGAGTTGAAGAAAAAAGGGAGTGTACTTGCTATAGATATGACAATGAAAAAACTCAATAATTTTCTTCATCTGCAAAAATTTGAAAAAAATTCTGAAATATTTCTTTTTAACAGTAATGGGAATATCCTAGCATCTTCCAATGCTCTCGAACAAAACAGTAAAAACAATTTTCAAAAATCAGAACCGGTCAATTTTACACAAGAGGAGCAGGAGTATATAAAAAACTCCCCTCCACTAATCGTCTCAAATGAAAAAGACTGGGTACCTTTTGATTTTCAATCGGCAGGTAAACCGACAGGATATTCCATAGATCTCTTACACCTGATGGCAAAAAAAAGCGGACTGAAACTAGAGTTTATCAACGGTTTAACATGGAAGCAAATTATCCAAAACTTTAAAAACAAAGAGATAGATATTGTCCAATCTATTTATAAGACACCTCAAAGGGAACAGTTTGGTTTATTCTCCGATCCGATTTACCACTTTAAAAACTACTTTATTACAAATCAACATACAACAAATGTTTATTCATTAAAAGATCTAAACTATAAAAGGGTCGGTGTAGTTGAAGGCTGGGCGATAGAAGATCTTATCAAAGAGAAATACCCAAAAATACAACTTAAACGATATGATGATCTTACATCAAGTATCTTAGCGCTTTCCCAAGATGATATTGATGCAATCATTGAGACAAAAGAAGCGTTCCAGTTTTTAACAAAACAACTCTATGTAAAAAACCTCACTATAGGTGCTTGGTGTGCCGAATATGATAATTATGAACCCCGTGCCATCTACCTAATGTCTCAAAAAGATGACCCTATACTTTTATCTATTCTCAATAAAACTATTCAATCAATTACACCTCAAGAAAAAGCACTCTTAAAATATAAGTGGTTTACGAAAAATTCAAATAATAATACCATGATTGATCCACCAATAATGGAACACTTTTTAAAAGGTAAACAACATGTTGTTGAATATAGCACTAACAAAAAACACTACTATGCTATCTATAAACCCTTGCAGAACGGTCATCTGTTTCTTGGTATAAAACTTGATTCTGACGTACTTTTGGCACCATATTATGAGAATATGAAGTTTTCATTTATAATCGCCATTATACTTCTTATACTCTCATTACCTGTCATTTTTTATGCAACACGTATCATTATAGAACCTATTAAAGATCTGATTGTTGAAAATGAAAAAATTAAAAATAGACAATTTACAAAAGTGAATAATATTAATACGAATATAATAGAGTTTATAGAATTATCAAACTCTATGTTTTCTATGTCACTAAGTATTGACGAATATCAAAGGTCTCAAGAACATTTACTTGACTCTATCGTAAAATTAATAGCAGATTCAATTGATGCCAAGTCTCCTTATACGGGTGGACACTGTAAACGTGTACCTGTAATTGCGCAGATGCTCGTTGAAAAAGCCAATGAATCTAATGAAGGGATTTTCAAAGAGTTCAAACTAGAAACTGAGGATGAACTACGTGAATTTGAGCTCGGTGCCTGGCTTCATGATTGCGGGAAAGTAACTACACCTGAATATGTAGTGGACAAATCTACCAAACTGGAAACTATCTATAACCGTATTCATGAGATACGTACAAGGTTTGAAGTTCTATGGCGTGATGCCCAGATCAGATACCTAGAAGCAAGACTTAACGATAAAGATGAACAACAAGCACTTGAACAATTCAAAAAAGAGCAAGCACAACTGCTTAAAGATTTTGAATTTATTGCCAGTGTAAATATTGGCGGAGAGTTTATGAGTCAAGAGCAACAACAAAGGGTCAAAGATATATCAGAAAAAGAGTGGATTAGACACTTTGATGACTCTTTAGGTCTAGGTGAAGAGGAGAGTTTACGTTACGATAAGTCTAAAGCATCTACCCTGCCCGTTACGGAAAAATTACTTAGTGACAAACAAGAACATATTGTCAAAAGAGAATCATTTGATTATGAAGCATACAGACGAAGCGGCTTTAAACTAGAAGTCCCTCAGTATCTTTATAACTATGGAGAGGTCTACAATTTGTGTATTGAAAAAGGGACACTTTCTGAAGAGGAGCGTTATAAAATTAATGAGCATGTTATTATGACAATAAAAATGCTTCAAGATATCCCTTTCCCAAAACATCTGACAAATATTCCTGAATATGCGGGGACTCACCACGAGACACTAATAGGGACAGGGTATCCAAAACAACTCACAAAAGATGAGCTTTCAATTCCTGCTCGTATAATGGCAATTGCAGATATATTTGAAGCCTTAACAGCCTCTGACAGACCTTACAAAAAGGCAAAAACACTTTCCGAATCATTAAAAATACTCAGTTTTATGGTAAAAGATCAACATATTGACGGAGATATATTTAAACTGTTTTTAGAGAGTGACCTACATAATATATATGCAAAAAAATACTTAACTCCTGAACAAATAGATAGTGTAAATATAAAAGATTATTTATAA
- a CDS encoding CHAD domain-containing protein, giving the protein MQKNSLKAYLIEQFDQAIEKLPLISEKSDIEHLHKLRVTLRRLRSLVKLYLIEPSTFNHTLKSFIEPTNQLRELDVFLSSLDPLEYPTLTKDIQTYRSECFTKVWNEAFRTKFLKNLSLLKEKLLKLPLSYDSSWLLTTTQLHKQNTFIAFEHLEEQPSTKKMHKLRIEFKVLRYALEFIHQSKIKDYSKTIKECKLIQKHLGMVQDYANQLEWLQHFCEKKPSKECQKLIKERTEILEALKRNISEPHKNKNSSKR; this is encoded by the coding sequence ATGCAAAAGAATTCTCTAAAAGCTTATCTGATTGAGCAGTTTGATCAAGCCATTGAAAAACTGCCTTTGATTTCTGAAAAATCAGATATTGAACATCTACACAAGCTAAGGGTAACGCTAAGACGTTTACGCTCTTTAGTAAAACTTTACCTCATTGAGCCTTCAACCTTTAACCATACACTGAAATCTTTTATAGAACCTACAAACCAATTACGTGAACTAGATGTATTTTTATCCTCTCTCGATCCTCTGGAATATCCAACTTTAACAAAAGATATTCAAACATATAGAAGCGAGTGTTTCACTAAAGTTTGGAATGAAGCTTTTAGAACTAAATTTCTAAAGAACCTTTCCTTATTAAAGGAAAAACTTCTAAAGCTTCCCCTCTCCTATGATTCAAGCTGGCTTTTAACAACTACTCAGCTCCATAAGCAAAACACTTTTATTGCATTTGAACACTTAGAGGAACAACCCTCCACTAAAAAAATGCACAAACTGCGTATAGAGTTCAAAGTTTTACGATACGCACTAGAATTCATTCATCAATCTAAAATCAAAGACTACTCCAAAACAATCAAAGAGTGTAAATTAATTCAAAAACATTTGGGGATGGTACAAGACTATGCAAATCAACTTGAATGGCTACAGCACTTTTGTGAAAAAAAGCCATCTAAAGAGTGTCAAAAACTAATTAAAGAGCGTACAGAAATTCTGGAAGCTCTTAAGAGAAATATTTCAGAACCTCATAAAAACAAAAATAGCTCTAAACGATAA
- a CDS encoding 4Fe-4S dicluster domain-containing protein: MAVYINDTCINCGACIDECPVEAIVDEDDNPTGEEIYYVYGDKCVECVGHHDEPACATACPTEGCIVWDAIGDSPEHRDDITDEQRSSQEPVVE, encoded by the coding sequence ATGGCAGTTTATATTAATGATACATGTATCAACTGTGGTGCTTGTATTGACGAATGTCCAGTAGAAGCTATCGTTGATGAAGATGATAATCCAACTGGTGAAGAAATTTACTACGTTTACGGTGATAAATGTGTAGAATGTGTTGGTCACCACGATGAGCCAGCATGTGCTACTGCATGTCCTACTGAGGGTTGTATCGTATGGGATGCTATCGGAGATTCTCCAGAGCACCGTGATGATATCACTGATGAGCAACGTTCAAGTCAAGAACCAGTAGTAGAATAA
- a CDS encoding HIT family protein has product MYIIFENQDFYIEKEESQIPWVKVFTKEPYKEISDLSDELRHQLFDIVNVVEKEMLSYYRPTKVNVASFANMLPRVHIHVMARFEDDNYYPNPMWGEQQRDTQLKLPDEERFYKNIFNKLTALYN; this is encoded by the coding sequence ATGTATATTATTTTCGAAAATCAAGATTTTTATATAGAAAAAGAAGAATCCCAAATCCCTTGGGTAAAAGTTTTTACAAAAGAACCATATAAAGAGATAAGTGATTTAAGTGATGAGTTAAGACATCAACTTTTTGATATCGTTAACGTAGTTGAAAAAGAGATGCTTTCATACTACAGACCTACAAAAGTAAACGTTGCATCGTTTGCAAATATGCTTCCACGTGTACATATCCATGTTATGGCTAGATTTGAAGATGATAACTACTATCCAAATCCTATGTGGGGAGAACAACAAAGGGACACTCAGCTAAAACTTCCTGATGAAGAGAGATTTTATAAAAATATATTTAATAAATTAACCGCATTGTATAACTAA
- the ndk gene encoding nucleoside-diphosphate kinase, with the protein MERTLSIIKPDAVAKGVIGKILDRFESNGLKIAATKKLQLSRADAEAFYAVHAERPFFNDLVDFMISGPVVVSVLEGENAMAKNRDLMGATNPKEAEAGTIRADFAENIDANAVHGSDSLENAAIEIAFFFSEREIS; encoded by the coding sequence ATGGAACGTACACTATCAATCATTAAGCCAGATGCAGTTGCAAAGGGTGTTATAGGGAAAATTTTAGATCGTTTTGAAAGCAATGGTCTTAAAATCGCAGCTACTAAAAAACTTCAATTAAGCAGAGCAGATGCTGAGGCATTCTATGCAGTTCATGCTGAGAGACCTTTTTTCAATGACTTAGTTGATTTCATGATCAGTGGACCGGTTGTTGTTTCTGTTTTAGAAGGTGAAAACGCAATGGCTAAAAACCGTGATCTTATGGGTGCTACAAATCCTAAAGAAGCTGAAGCTGGTACAATCCGTGCAGATTTCGCTGAAAATATAGATGCAAATGCAGTTCACGGAAGTGATTCTTTAGAAAATGCAGCTATTGAAATCGCATTCTTTTTCTCTGAAAGAGAAATTTCATAA
- the plsX gene encoding phosphate acyltransferase PlsX, with protein MVTIAIDAMGGDFGPEPIVKGCLKALKRKDFTPILVGNKEEILSLLPKKLPKSYRDKISIVDADDVISMSDAATDAVKRKESTIYKAVELVKNGEAHGVVSAGHSGATMTLATLRLGRLKGVSRPALVTLMPTRTGRRSVVLDVGANVDSKPEHLAEFAVMGGCYAEDVLNVEEPSIGLLANGEEDSKGNELTKATFKLLQGYRGFKGNVEGSDIFNGSCDVITCDGFVGNLVLKASEGVASTISALIKDYIRKSPVAITGALLMRKVFKLLKKEIDYAEIGGAPLIGIKGCAIVSHGKSNARAIENAIYQAIRYVDTGVNKHIEARIAELKQKEA; from the coding sequence ATGGTTACAATTGCTATTGATGCAATGGGAGGGGACTTTGGTCCCGAACCAATTGTAAAAGGTTGCTTAAAAGCACTTAAACGTAAAGACTTCACACCTATACTAGTGGGTAACAAAGAAGAGATTTTATCTCTATTACCAAAAAAACTACCAAAAAGTTATAGAGATAAGATTTCAATAGTTGATGCTGACGATGTAATTAGTATGTCAGATGCAGCTACAGATGCAGTAAAACGTAAAGAGAGTACTATTTACAAAGCTGTAGAACTAGTAAAAAACGGTGAGGCACACGGTGTAGTTTCTGCTGGACACAGCGGAGCAACGATGACATTAGCAACACTTAGACTCGGTCGTCTAAAAGGTGTTTCTCGTCCGGCACTTGTAACACTTATGCCAACAAGAACAGGGCGTCGTTCTGTTGTATTAGATGTTGGAGCAAATGTTGATTCTAAACCTGAACATTTAGCAGAATTCGCCGTAATGGGTGGCTGTTATGCTGAAGATGTTTTAAATGTTGAAGAACCTTCTATCGGATTATTAGCAAACGGTGAAGAGGACTCAAAAGGGAATGAATTAACAAAAGCAACATTCAAACTTCTTCAAGGTTACAGAGGTTTTAAAGGGAATGTTGAAGGAAGTGACATTTTTAATGGAAGTTGTGATGTTATCACTTGTGACGGATTTGTTGGAAACCTTGTACTTAAAGCGAGTGAAGGTGTAGCCTCAACAATTTCTGCACTTATTAAAGACTATATTAGAAAATCACCTGTAGCTATTACGGGTGCTCTTTTAATGAGAAAAGTTTTTAAACTTCTTAAAAAAGAGATCGATTATGCTGAGATCGGCGGTGCACCGCTTATCGGTATAAAAGGTTGTGCAATTGTAAGCCATGGTAAAAGTAATGCTAGAGCAATTGAAAATGCTATTTATCAGGCAATTAGATATGTTGATACTGGTGTAAATAAACATATAGAAGCTAGAATAGCTGAGTTAAAACAAAAGGAAGCTTAA
- a CDS encoding beta-ketoacyl-ACP synthase III has product MAYAAFRSIGAYVPEKILTNEDLTHMVDTSDEWITKRTGIKERHIAADNEFTSDLGVKAAEKALERSGISKDEIDMIVCATISPDYFCMPSTATIIGTKLGIKNATAFDISAACTGFVYILSIAKAFIEAGMKKNVLIIGAEKLSAITDYTDRGTCILFGDGAGAAVISATDNKEEAIIDVHTGADGEYADLLMTPNGGSGSAHDSLDQEAASCFMQMKGNETFKVAVRTLTKDVQEILADNNVASDDVVHFVPHQANYRIIKAVGDALKMKDEQVVLTVAKYGNTSGASIPMAINDIYEEGKLKAGELMLLDAFGGGLTWGSALVPFSPLK; this is encoded by the coding sequence ATGGCATACGCTGCATTTCGTTCTATTGGTGCATATGTTCCAGAGAAAATTTTAACAAATGAAGATCTGACTCATATGGTTGATACTTCAGATGAATGGATTACAAAAAGAACAGGTATTAAAGAGCGTCACATTGCAGCTGACAATGAGTTTACAAGTGACCTAGGTGTAAAAGCTGCTGAAAAAGCTCTAGAGAGAAGCGGTATAAGTAAAGATGAGATCGATATGATCGTATGTGCAACAATTTCACCTGATTATTTTTGTATGCCTTCAACAGCAACTATTATCGGTACAAAATTAGGGATTAAAAACGCAACAGCTTTTGATATCTCTGCTGCTTGTACAGGATTTGTTTACATCCTTTCAATCGCAAAAGCTTTCATTGAAGCGGGCATGAAAAAGAATGTACTGATTATCGGTGCAGAAAAGCTTTCAGCTATTACTGATTATACTGATCGCGGTACTTGTATCCTATTTGGTGATGGTGCCGGTGCAGCTGTTATCTCTGCTACAGATAATAAAGAGGAAGCTATCATTGACGTACATACAGGTGCAGATGGTGAATATGCAGACCTTCTTATGACTCCAAATGGTGGAAGCGGTTCAGCTCACGATTCACTTGACCAAGAAGCAGCAAGCTGTTTTATGCAAATGAAAGGGAATGAAACTTTCAAAGTTGCGGTAAGAACTCTGACAAAAGATGTTCAAGAGATTTTAGCTGACAATAATGTTGCAAGTGACGATGTAGTACACTTTGTACCGCATCAAGCAAATTACCGTATCATTAAAGCGGTTGGTGATGCACTAAAAATGAAAGATGAACAAGTAGTACTTACTGTTGCAAAATACGGTAATACTTCAGGTGCATCAATCCCTATGGCTATCAATGATATCTATGAAGAGGGGAAACTAAAAGCGGGTGAGCTTATGTTGCTTGACGCTTTTGGAGGCGGTTTAACATGGGGTTCAGCTCTAGTCCCATTTTCACCTTTAAAATAA